Proteins co-encoded in one Astatotilapia calliptera chromosome 18, fAstCal1.2, whole genome shotgun sequence genomic window:
- the psmb11a gene encoding proteasome subunit beta type-11a → MALEDVCSFKERPVQHKWFSFSSLGDAAIPFPTSDCYNLRYSRLETSENNCGVPLHFFIPPLPHSSSFINRPLSSFCPPKNSMTVQKPFRLAHGTTTLGFIFQGGVIAAADTRASAGGLVACPAVHKITPIHSHLVVTSSGSGADCMLWERILIREIRLYQLRHGHRLSIRATAKLLSSMLHPFKGTEMCVALTLCGWDKSGPKLIYVCSDGARLQGDVFSVGSGSPYAYGVLDRELRWSLSKGEAISLAREAVFRATHRDAYSGNNVDLFHITTQGALFDFVTVTE, encoded by the exons ATGGCTTTGGAAGATGTTTGCAGCTTCAAAGAAAGGCCGGTGCAACATaaatggttttctttttcatctctgGGGGACGCAGCAATTCCATTTCCTACGAGTGACTGTTACAACCTAAGATACTCAAGACTGGAAACATCTGAAAACAACTGTGGAGTTCCACTGCATTTTTTTATACCACCTCTTCCACATTCCTCCTCTTTCATCAACAGACCGTTGTCATCCTTCTGCCCACCCAAAAATTCAATGACAGTCCAGAAGCCTTTCCGTTTGGCTCATGGAACAACAACCCTGGGTTTCATCTTCCAAGGTGGGGTAATAGCAGCAGCAGACACACGTGCCAGTGCCGGGGGGCTTGTTGCCTGTCCGGCTGTTCATAAGATCACCCCTATTCACTCTCATCTAGTGGTCACATCTTCTGGTAGTGGTGCAGATTGCATGCTGTGGGAGAGAATTCTGATTAGAGAGATCAGACTGTACCAGTTACGGCATGGACATCGCCTTTCAATACGTGCCACAGCTAAGCTCCTTTCATCTATGCTCCATCCTTTTAAAGGTACTGAAATGTGTGTTGCTCTTACACTGTGTGGTTGGGATAAG AGCGGTCCAAAGCTTATATATGTGTGCAGTGACGGAGCCCGACTGCAGGGAGATGTCTTCTCTGTGGGCTCAGGCTCACCTTATGCTTATGGAGTCTTGGACAGAGAGCTGAGGTGGAGCCTGAGTAAAGGAGAAGCCATCTCATTGGCAAGAGAAGCAGTGTTCAGGGCCACTCACAGGGATGCCTACTCGGGGAACAATGTGGATCTTTTCCACATCACA ACACAGGGGGCGctgtttgattttgttaccgtgacagaataa
- the psmb5 gene encoding proteasome subunit beta type-5, which produces MLLVHHTFSKMALASVLSGDSADFSFDSSQSFAFGGGPGPRGLGLEGTPEDSLSFSVKNPLCVGDDDGVERKIEFLHGTTTLAFKFQHGVIVAVDSRATAGSYIASQTVKKVIEINPYLLGTMAGGAADCSFWERLLARQCRIYELRNKERISVAAASKLLANMVYQYKGMGLSMGTMVCGWDKRGPGLYYVDSEGNRVCGDLFAVGSGSMYAYGVMDSGVRHDLTVEEACELGRRAIYQATYRDAYSGGQVNLYHVHSEGWTRISQDDVLVLHHQYKDQA; this is translated from the exons ATGTTGCTTGTTCATCATACATTTTCAAAGATGGCCCTTGCTAGTGTGTTGAGCGGTGATTCTGCGGATTTTTCGTTTGATAGTAGCCAGTCCTTTGCTTTTGGTGGCGGACCCGGACCAAGAGGTCTGGGGTTAGAAGGCACGCCCGAGGACAGCCTCAGTTTTTCCGTTAAAAACCCGCTGTGTGTCGGAGACGATGATGGCGTCGAAAGGAAAATAGAGTTTCTGCATGGAACCACCACCTTAGCATTCAAA TTCCAGCATGGAGTTATCGTTGCAGTGGACTCTCGAGCCACAGCGGGCTCCTACATCGCGTCACAGACGGTCAAGAAGGTGATTGAGATCAACCCCTACCTACTGGGTACTATGGCTGGAGGAGCTGCAGACTGTAGCTTCTGGGAGCGCCTGCTGGCCCGCCAGTGTCGCATCTACGAGCTTCGCAACAAGGAGCGCATCTCAGTGGCAGCCGCCTCCAAGTTGCTTGCTAACATGGTGTACCAGTACAAAGGCATGGGACTTAGTATGGGAACCATGGTCTGTGGCTGGGACAAGAGAGGACCAG gaTTGTACTACGTCGACTCAGAGGGGAACCGGGTGTGCGGCGACTTGTTTGCGGTGGGGTCAGGCTCCATGTATGCCTACGGTGTGATGGACAGCGGCGTGAGACACGACCTAACGGTGGAGGAGGCCTGCGAGCTTGGCCGTCGCGCCATCTACCAGGCCACGTACCGCGACGCCTACAGTGGAGGGCAGGTCAACCTGTACCACGTCCACAGCGAGGGCTGGACCAGGATCTCCCAGGACGACGTGCTCGTGTTGCACCACCAGTACAAAGATCAGGCGTAG